One cyanobiont of Ornithocercus magnificus DNA segment encodes these proteins:
- a CDS encoding glycine cleavage system protein H, which produces MAFNFPERFRYADSHEYVSAEIDDLVRVGLSAFAIDQLGDIIFIDLPKVGDKLQRGIRFGSVESVKAVEEMYAPLDGTVVQCNSAVLNNPEELQNDPHGEGWLLLLRPSVYAQFEELMSAEAYAAKVAVF; this is translated from the coding sequence ATGGCCTTTAACTTTCCTGAACGCTTTCGCTACGCTGACAGTCATGAGTATGTTTCTGCTGAAATTGACGACCTAGTGCGAGTCGGCCTAAGCGCCTTCGCAATTGATCAACTAGGGGACATCATTTTCATCGACTTGCCCAAGGTAGGCGATAAGCTCCAGCGAGGCATTAGATTTGGGTCCGTAGAATCAGTAAAAGCTGTTGAGGAAATGTATGCCCCGCTTGACGGCACAGTAGTGCAATGTAACAGTGCAGTGCTCAACAATCCAGAGGAGTTACAGAATGATCCTCATGGTGAAGGCTGGCTGCTGCTATTGCGCCCTTCCGTGTACGCACAGTTTGAGGAGTTGATGAGCGCTGAAGCCTACGCTGCTAAAGTCGCAGTCTTCTAA
- a CDS encoding glycine dehydrogenase (aminomethyl-transferring): MQGRSVTLLGNRPGTRRQKLPSPFLRRHLGPSSDDQLHMLNVLGFERLEQFLAAVVPGDILDHEAPQTILPSGCSEAEALSELAELASNNVVLRSLIGLGYHGTVTPALIRRHILENPSWYTAYTPYQAEISQGRLEALLNFQTLISELTGLPIANASLLDEATAAAEAMSLSLAVRQHNDSLRYLVDAEVLPQTLAVLKTRAEPLGIQLDVADPREFRFDEDVFGIILQLPCRSGVIRDPRQPIAASHAVGALATVAVDPLAQVLFTPVAKLGADIAIGSAQRFGVPMGFGGPHAAFFATREEYKRQIPGRLVGRSRDVEGRPALRLALQTREQHIRRDKATSNICTAQVLLAVMASFYAVHHGPEGLTAIAKRILHLRGALELALVRLGFNIVSAPRFDTLEFQTSHAGELIQAAALAGFNLRTLPLESSINNCTGVGVSLDELSDEDELLCLLEVFANVLDTKTPMVEAAPSLLKRDYSCLTARNDNWLQQQVFHNYRSETSLLRYIHRLASKDLSLVHGMMPLGSCTMKLNAAAELLPVTWPAFAALHPFAPADQSLGYQRLVKDLEQWLAVLTGFEAVSLQPNAGSQGEYAGLLVIRAWHRSRGEDQRNVCLIPSSAHGTNPASAVMAGLQVVSVACDNQGNVDLVDLASKASSYAERLAALMVTYPSTHGVFEPTIRKVCEIVHETGAQVYLDGANLNAQVGICRPGNYGADICHINLHKTFCIPHGGGGPGVGPIAVAEHLAPFLPGHPKLQYSAPQAIGAVSGAPLGSASILPVSWMYLRMMGADSLRNASAIALLNANYLAQRLNPYFPVLFRGPGGYVAHECILDLRPLRRSAGLEVDDIAKRLMDYGFHAPTVSWPVAGTMMLEPTESETLEELDRFCTAMIAIRSEATNIELGISDRKNNPLRQAPHTMRAVSAEIWDRPYSRRMAAFPIDSQLEDKVWPATARIDNAFGDRNLSCTCPSVESLTTVL, from the coding sequence GTGCAAGGTCGGTCTGTGACTCTGCTCGGCAACCGTCCTGGTACTAGGCGTCAAAAGCTACCTTCTCCATTTCTCCGGCGCCACCTAGGTCCCAGCTCTGATGACCAGCTCCACATGCTTAATGTGCTTGGTTTCGAACGGCTAGAACAATTCTTAGCCGCAGTAGTTCCTGGAGACATTCTCGATCATGAGGCTCCACAAACTATTTTACCTAGTGGTTGCTCCGAGGCCGAAGCACTTAGTGAGTTAGCGGAGTTAGCTTCTAACAATGTGGTGCTGCGTTCCTTGATTGGCCTGGGCTATCATGGGACAGTCACGCCAGCCCTAATTCGTAGGCATATACTGGAAAATCCATCTTGGTATACTGCCTATACTCCATACCAAGCTGAGATTTCCCAAGGGCGCCTTGAAGCGCTACTAAACTTCCAGACCCTAATCAGTGAGCTAACTGGTTTACCTATTGCTAACGCTTCCCTTCTTGATGAGGCTACAGCTGCGGCTGAAGCTATGTCACTGAGCTTGGCTGTGCGTCAGCACAACGATTCTCTTCGATACCTTGTTGACGCTGAGGTCTTACCGCAAACCCTTGCTGTGCTGAAGACCCGAGCCGAGCCCCTTGGCATTCAGTTGGATGTAGCTGATCCTCGGGAATTTCGCTTTGATGAGGATGTCTTTGGTATAATTCTGCAACTACCGTGCCGTTCTGGGGTAATTCGTGATCCCCGGCAGCCGATCGCAGCTAGCCATGCGGTTGGAGCTCTAGCAACAGTAGCAGTTGATCCACTGGCTCAGGTTTTATTTACTCCTGTTGCTAAGCTCGGCGCCGATATTGCCATAGGCAGTGCTCAGCGCTTCGGGGTACCAATGGGATTTGGTGGCCCTCACGCTGCTTTCTTTGCTACCCGTGAGGAGTACAAACGGCAAATTCCCGGTCGGTTAGTTGGCCGGTCGCGGGATGTTGAAGGTAGACCTGCACTGCGCCTAGCCCTGCAGACTCGTGAGCAGCACATACGTCGTGACAAGGCTACTAGCAACATCTGCACAGCCCAGGTTCTGCTTGCTGTGATGGCGTCCTTCTATGCTGTACATCATGGACCAGAAGGCCTAACCGCGATCGCTAAACGCATACTGCACCTTAGAGGCGCACTAGAGCTTGCTCTAGTGCGCCTCGGGTTCAACATTGTCTCCGCACCACGTTTCGATACACTGGAGTTCCAAACATCTCATGCTGGTGAGCTGATTCAAGCTGCTGCTTTAGCTGGCTTCAATCTACGCACCTTACCTTTGGAGTCATCAATCAATAACTGTACTGGCGTTGGTGTCAGCCTTGACGAGCTTAGCGACGAGGATGAACTCCTTTGCTTACTGGAGGTTTTTGCAAATGTTCTCGACACCAAGACGCCTATGGTCGAAGCGGCACCGAGCTTGCTGAAGCGAGACTACAGTTGCCTTACTGCACGTAATGACAATTGGCTGCAACAACAAGTCTTTCATAACTACCGTAGTGAAACTTCCCTCCTACGTTATATTCACCGCCTGGCCAGTAAAGACCTTTCACTTGTGCATGGCATGATGCCTCTTGGCAGTTGCACCATGAAGCTTAATGCGGCAGCTGAGCTTCTCCCTGTAACTTGGCCAGCATTTGCTGCACTTCATCCTTTTGCTCCTGCTGATCAGAGCCTAGGTTATCAACGTCTTGTAAAGGATCTTGAGCAATGGCTGGCTGTACTCACGGGTTTTGAAGCTGTTTCCCTACAGCCAAATGCAGGCTCTCAAGGCGAGTATGCTGGTCTCCTAGTTATTCGAGCGTGGCACCGCTCTCGTGGTGAGGATCAACGTAACGTTTGCCTAATTCCTAGCAGCGCTCACGGTACTAACCCAGCTAGCGCAGTCATGGCTGGATTACAAGTAGTTTCTGTCGCTTGCGATAATCAAGGCAACGTTGACCTAGTTGACCTGGCATCTAAGGCTAGCAGCTATGCTGAACGCTTGGCGGCACTAATGGTGACTTATCCTTCTACTCATGGTGTCTTCGAGCCAACAATCCGTAAGGTTTGCGAGATTGTTCATGAGACTGGGGCACAAGTCTACCTCGACGGAGCTAATCTAAATGCTCAGGTTGGAATCTGTCGTCCAGGCAATTATGGCGCTGATATCTGCCACATCAACCTTCATAAGACTTTTTGTATACCACACGGCGGTGGTGGCCCCGGAGTTGGACCCATAGCCGTCGCAGAGCACCTTGCACCCTTCTTACCAGGTCATCCTAAGCTTCAATATAGTGCGCCTCAGGCTATTGGCGCTGTTTCGGGGGCCCCATTAGGCAGTGCCAGCATCTTGCCAGTTAGTTGGATGTACCTCCGCATGATGGGAGCAGATTCTTTGCGCAATGCTAGTGCTATAGCCCTACTAAATGCCAACTATTTAGCTCAGCGTCTCAACCCCTATTTTCCCGTGCTATTCCGAGGACCCGGTGGATACGTGGCGCATGAGTGCATATTAGATCTACGGCCACTCCGTCGCTCCGCTGGACTAGAAGTTGATGATATTGCTAAGAGACTGATGGATTATGGGTTTCATGCTCCTACAGTAAGTTGGCCTGTTGCTGGCACTATGATGCTTGAGCCAACTGAGAGTGAGACACTCGAAGAGCTTGACCGTTTCTGCACCGCTATGATTGCAATCCGCAGCGAGGCTACGAATATCGAACTAGGCATTAGTGACCGTAAAAATAATCCCCTTCGACAGGCCCCACACACAATGCGGGCAGTAAGTGCCGAGATATGGGACCGTCCTTACAGCCGACGCATGGCAGCTTTTCCCATAGATAGTCAACTGGAAGATAAGGTATGGCCTGCTACAGCTCGTATTGATAATGCTTTTGGCGACCGCAATCTGAGCTGCACATGCCCTTCTGTCGAGAGTTTAACCACTGTACTGTGA
- a CDS encoding NADPH-dependent oxidoreductase, with translation MADLTVTATDTTDVLVIAASNGENLKLAERFVSESHRQKAKAVILDLTSVNLPLFTPRAQRQGTPTALGPLQQQLITAPRWVICAPEYNGSIPPVLTSAIAWLSVQGEDFRNLFNGRPIAMASFSGGGGSELLISLRIQLTHLGAQVVGRQLLANHSKLAKDESIADLVKRLLQMEPLHL, from the coding sequence ATGGCAGACCTCACTGTAACTGCAACTGACACTACGGATGTCTTGGTAATTGCTGCCAGCAACGGAGAAAACTTAAAGTTAGCAGAGCGCTTTGTGTCAGAAAGCCACCGGCAAAAAGCTAAAGCTGTGATATTGGATTTAACAAGTGTTAATTTACCACTGTTTACTCCACGTGCACAGCGCCAGGGCACACCGACTGCACTTGGTCCGCTACAACAGCAGCTAATAACAGCACCACGCTGGGTAATTTGTGCTCCAGAATACAATGGATCAATTCCTCCTGTGCTTACTAGTGCAATAGCCTGGCTGTCAGTTCAAGGAGAGGACTTCCGCAACCTGTTTAATGGGCGTCCTATTGCTATGGCAAGCTTCTCTGGTGGTGGTGGATCTGAGCTGCTCATTTCACTCCGGATCCAACTAACTCACCTTGGTGCTCAAGTGGTAGGTAGGCAGCTATTAGCAAATCACAGCAAATTGGCGAAGGACGAGAGTATCGCAGATTTAGTAAAGCGTCTGTTACAGATGGAACCACTACACCTATGA
- a CDS encoding flavin oxidoreductase: MSQQKVIILQLDPELTCLRALNLDKQQFEMEYSLGRGSSTNSFLFPGSCSGNAVLLYPPGQEYTNVFLGALEHALPSTTRQLQVVVGHINPSCVSLLRRLSGSFTNLEVISSRAGAVLLENLWNQHPPVSIRQKHKLSPALLKCPQIHVIRNTELLNLGAAGCIQLLPAPTPRWPGGLLAFEEQRGLLMSGKLFAAHLHSEKWAEVSRSSTEEDRQHFYDCLIAPMAGQVDALIERFERLDIRTIAPEHGPAIESSWRSLMADYRRWGEAYQKGNIKILLLYASAYGSTASIADALARGINRTGVRILSINCEFASTAELLDAIRQASAVLIGSPTIGGHAPTPIVSALGTLLAQGDRSCPIGVFGSYGWSGEALDLLETKLRDGGFHFGFEPIRIRFSPDSSMVRTLEETGARFAQQLLQQEQRRQQQQRGGGLNESSADSATLALGRIVGSLCILTIASKNEQGATTQQSEAMVASWVSQASFLPPGITVAVAKNQSVEKLLQIDDCFALNILADGRSTNLLKQFLQSSPPDADCFADLKIEYSPNGQPLLPGALAWLEAKVEERMECGDHWLIYAEIHHGGLFDAIGATAVHRRRSGASY, from the coding sequence ATGAGTCAGCAGAAGGTGATCATCCTGCAACTTGATCCCGAACTGACCTGCCTGCGAGCTCTTAACCTAGACAAACAGCAATTTGAGATGGAGTACAGCCTCGGACGTGGTAGCAGTACGAACAGTTTCCTATTCCCTGGCAGTTGCAGCGGTAATGCAGTTTTATTATATCCGCCAGGTCAAGAATATACAAATGTTTTCTTAGGGGCCTTGGAGCATGCGCTGCCAAGCACTACACGCCAGTTGCAGGTAGTAGTAGGCCATATCAATCCAAGCTGTGTCAGCTTGCTGCGACGTCTATCAGGGTCCTTCACGAACTTAGAAGTAATTAGCTCAAGGGCTGGTGCTGTTTTGCTGGAGAATCTCTGGAATCAGCATCCTCCAGTATCGATTAGACAGAAGCATAAGCTGTCTCCAGCCTTGCTAAAGTGCCCACAAATCCACGTTATCCGCAATACTGAGCTCTTAAATCTTGGTGCTGCCGGATGTATACAACTACTTCCAGCCCCAACCCCTCGTTGGCCAGGAGGATTGCTGGCCTTTGAAGAGCAGCGTGGCCTTTTAATGAGTGGCAAATTATTTGCTGCTCACCTACATAGCGAGAAATGGGCCGAGGTCAGCCGCAGCAGCACTGAAGAAGACCGGCAACATTTCTATGACTGTCTTATAGCACCTATGGCTGGACAAGTAGATGCTCTAATCGAGCGCTTTGAGAGGCTAGATATACGCACCATTGCACCTGAGCACGGCCCAGCTATCGAGAGTAGTTGGCGGAGTTTGATGGCTGATTACCGCCGTTGGGGTGAGGCTTATCAGAAAGGCAACATTAAGATTTTACTACTCTATGCCAGTGCATACGGTAGCACAGCATCAATAGCTGATGCATTAGCACGCGGCATCAACCGCACTGGCGTTCGCATACTAAGTATAAACTGTGAATTTGCATCAACTGCTGAGCTACTGGATGCAATCAGGCAGGCAAGTGCAGTACTAATAGGATCACCTACTATAGGTGGCCATGCACCAACACCTATAGTATCAGCTCTGGGCACGCTTCTTGCACAAGGAGATAGGTCGTGTCCTATCGGTGTGTTTGGCAGTTATGGATGGAGTGGCGAGGCTCTTGATTTGCTAGAGACAAAGTTGCGGGATGGTGGGTTTCACTTTGGTTTCGAGCCAATCCGTATTAGGTTTAGTCCAGATTCATCAATGGTGCGAACCCTTGAGGAAACAGGTGCACGCTTTGCACAGCAGTTGCTGCAGCAAGAGCAACGACGTCAGCAGCAACAACGTGGCGGTGGCTTGAACGAGAGCAGTGCTGACTCAGCTACTTTAGCATTAGGTCGCATAGTTGGCTCTCTTTGTATCTTAACAATAGCTAGTAAAAACGAACAAGGAGCCACAACCCAGCAGAGCGAGGCAATGGTGGCTAGCTGGGTGAGTCAAGCCAGCTTTCTCCCTCCTGGTATAACTGTAGCAGTCGCTAAAAACCAGTCTGTTGAGAAACTACTGCAAATCGATGATTGCTTTGCCCTAAACATACTGGCTGATGGTCGATCTACTAACTTGCTAAAGCAGTTTTTGCAATCCTCTCCTCCTGATGCCGATTGCTTTGCAGACCTAAAGATTGAGTACAGCCCTAATGGCCAGCCATTACTTCCTGGAGCATTGGCTTGGCTAGAAGCAAAGGTAGAAGAACGGATGGAATGTGGTGATCATTGGTTAATCTACGCTGAGATCCACCATGGTGGCTTGTTTGATGCAATAGGCGCCACTGCCGTACATCGTCGGCGTAGTGGTGCCAGCTACTAA
- a CDS encoding DeoR family transcriptional regulator has protein sequence MTSVKPRLSLQCETIAEDTRTIRSLDWDRSRFDIEFGLRNGTTYNAFLIEGEYIALIDTSHAKFRDAWLASLRQYINPYQISYLIVSHTEPDHSGLIGDLLDLNPEIEIVASRVAIQFLKSQVHRSFRSRVVKSGDKLDLGTNPISGIRHHFEFLSTPNLHWPDTIFSFDHGSRVLYTCDAFGLHYCSEKVFDSDRAEIASDFRFYYDCLMGPNARSVIQALKRINTLPEVKIIAVGHGPLLCHHLSHWISEYHTWSNQRSMEESYIAICYLSQYGFSDRISQAIAHGAGKTKAQVQLIDLRATDSQELSTLIGEASAVVVPTWPAELGDDLQSSVSTLLAALQPKQLVGVYDAFGGNDEPIDTVASQIRSQGQKFCFEPLRIHCLPEAIDYQRCEEAGTDLGQLMTQERKIEAIRNINSELDRALGRVSGGLYVVTAASQDDDEVSRRSAMVASWVSQASFQPPGLTVAVAKDRAIEALMQVGDHFVLNVLAQENYQPLLRHFLKRFTPGSDRFAGIRVLENLAVGGPVLAEALAYLSCRVERRLEGPDHWIVYAVVEQGSVADLNAVTAVHHRKFGNHY, from the coding sequence ATGACATCCGTTAAGCCCCGGCTGTCACTGCAGTGTGAGACCATTGCTGAGGATACCCGTACGATCCGTTCACTTGACTGGGATCGAAGCCGATTCGACATCGAGTTTGGTCTACGTAATGGCACTACCTATAATGCATTTTTGATAGAGGGTGAATACATAGCTTTAATCGATACTAGCCATGCAAAGTTTCGTGATGCTTGGTTGGCTTCACTAAGGCAGTACATTAATCCGTACCAGATTAGTTATCTGATAGTTAGCCATACTGAACCAGATCACTCTGGCCTAATTGGAGATTTACTTGATCTCAACCCCGAAATTGAGATTGTTGCTTCCAGGGTAGCTATTCAGTTCCTAAAGAGCCAAGTCCATCGATCCTTCCGGTCACGTGTGGTGAAGAGTGGGGATAAGCTTGACCTAGGTACTAATCCGATCAGTGGCATTAGGCACCATTTCGAGTTCCTAAGCACCCCAAATTTACACTGGCCAGATACGATTTTCTCATTCGACCACGGTAGTCGTGTTCTCTATACTTGCGATGCTTTTGGCCTGCACTATTGCTCTGAAAAAGTCTTTGACAGTGATCGGGCTGAAATTGCCTCTGATTTCCGCTTCTACTATGACTGTCTCATGGGCCCAAATGCCCGTAGCGTAATACAGGCACTGAAACGCATTAATACTCTGCCAGAGGTTAAGATTATTGCGGTGGGCCACGGCCCACTTCTGTGCCACCATCTTAGCCATTGGATAAGTGAATATCATACCTGGAGCAACCAGCGCAGTATGGAAGAGAGTTATATAGCTATCTGCTACCTGAGCCAGTATGGTTTCTCAGACCGCATCAGTCAGGCCATCGCACACGGTGCTGGAAAGACAAAGGCTCAAGTCCAGTTAATAGATCTGCGAGCCACTGATTCCCAGGAACTCAGCACCCTTATAGGAGAAGCAAGTGCTGTGGTAGTTCCCACATGGCCCGCTGAGCTAGGAGATGATCTGCAGAGTTCTGTCAGCACTTTGTTAGCTGCTTTGCAGCCTAAACAACTTGTGGGTGTTTACGATGCATTTGGCGGTAATGACGAGCCAATAGATACAGTTGCCAGTCAGATACGCAGTCAAGGCCAAAAGTTCTGCTTCGAGCCTTTACGGATTCATTGCTTGCCGGAAGCAATTGACTATCAACGCTGCGAGGAGGCAGGAACTGATCTTGGTCAATTAATGACCCAGGAGCGCAAGATAGAGGCAATCCGCAACATTAATAGCGAACTTGATCGCGCGCTCGGCAGAGTTAGTGGCGGACTTTATGTAGTTACTGCTGCTAGTCAGGATGATGATGAAGTTAGCCGGCGCAGTGCCATGGTGGCTAGCTGGGTAAGTCAAGCTAGTTTCCAACCCCCCGGTCTTACCGTTGCAGTGGCAAAGGATCGTGCAATTGAGGCGCTAATGCAAGTTGGGGACCACTTTGTCCTAAATGTACTTGCTCAGGAAAACTATCAGCCACTACTACGGCATTTTCTAAAGCGCTTTACTCCAGGAAGTGACCGTTTTGCTGGAATTAGAGTGCTAGAAAACTTGGCCGTTGGCGGTCCAGTTCTTGCTGAAGCCTTAGCTTACTTGAGCTGCCGTGTCGAACGGCGTCTTGAAGGACCTGACCACTGGATCGTCTATGCTGTTGTCGAGCAAGGCAGCGTCGCAGATCTAAATGCAGTGACGGCAGTACATCATCGCAAGTTTGGAAATCACTACTGA